DNA sequence from the Oceanipulchritudo coccoides genome:
ATCCCGCTTCGCGCATCCAGATGGAAATCCGGTGCGACCCCGCCACCAGATTGAAGGGAGTGGTGGCACGTGCCCACGAAAAATCCACTTCCGGGAGGTGGATCACTTGAGCCTGGTTCATGGATTGGTTGACACTGACAAAGAGGGAGTTGCTTGAGCTGTTGGGCCCTGCGCCCAGAACATGAATGTAGTACGTTCCGCCAAGCGAGATATCGACATTGTAGTCCACCAATACGCCGTTTTCGATACTGACAATACCAGAGTTATTCGGCAATGCCTGGATCGCGTTCAAAGCATCGGTCCCCGTTGCCCCAGAATTGAAAACCGGTGTCCATTCCTTCCCCAACAAAGGTATGGATTCGCTGAAGTGTTCAGCTTCGATGGTGACGCTTCCTCCGCTTTCGATAAAAGCTCCGTAATGGGGGAACGGTTCCGTAATGGTGAGGGTCAGCGTTTGGATATCGCTGTCACCGTCAGCATCAACTACAGCCACCGTGAAAGTCTCATATCCCAAGGCAGTTGGTATTCCACTAATCGTTCCGCTCTCGCTCAAGACCAGACCCGCCGGTAGAATTCCTGATTGAATGGACCACACCAAGGGCTCATTGCCGCCGAACGAGTGGAGCGTAAATGTGTATGCAGTGTTTAATCTCCCATCATCCAACGATACCTCTTCAATTCCCGGCAAGGTATCAACAACGAAGGGATAGCTGGCCCAGGAAGGCCCCACATCAGCGGAGGTCAGGGGGGCATTGGTCGGGGAATCCAGGGAAAGCTCGTCGGCACCGACATCCTTGAATCCATCAACCCTTGGCTGACCATCGATGTCGCTGACAATTGTGGCATAGGTGCCAACTGAGGCATCGATGGCAGGCGAACCGGCCGTGGGCCGGAAGACACTGTCACTACCAGCAACGAGAAGAGGATCAACAAGAGTGATGCCTGCGGGCACGGGAATCCCGAGCGAGGGACCAAAGAATAGGTTTCCCTCATAGATGGGATTGATGATGTCCTCGTTTACGTAAATGATCGCTGCAGCTGTCGTGGAAACAATATTATTGGCCAGGGTGATGGCCTCCGGAGGCACGACATGTCCATTGCCGTAATTGAAACTCCGGTCACAATCGACAAGCGTATTGAAAGCAATCAGGCAATTCTCAGCGGCCTGCGCACCGGATGGATTTTCTTCCGGGGGTAGCAGGTCGCCCGAATGGATTGAGATACCTCCCCGGGTTTTGGAAGTTCCCTCAGCTCCATAAATATAGTTATTTACTATGCGATGATCCTTGCCGTAGATCCGGACTCCACCCGCTCCACTCTTCTGATTGCAGAAGAAAAAATTCCCCTCAATGGTGGAGCCGTTGCCATGCCGCAGGGTAAAAAGGCCGGCGCAATCAACCACCGTGTTGTAGCGGAGTGTGTTTCCTCCCGACTTGACGGAAATAATTTCGATTTCCCCGTCGAGGTTCTCGAACAGATTGTGTTCAACCGTGGTCAAGGAATCGGCATACTGGGTTTGGCTAAGGCCGATCTGTATGGTCTCGCCGCCGTTCACCCCCAGTGGAACACGATCGAGAAAATAGTTATGATCGATTAAATGGCGATCCGCCTGATCCGCGACCCTTCGAATGCGCAGGGTTTGTCCCGCGTGGACTTTACCTTGGAGCAAACAGTGGTCGACCCGGTTGTCGGTGCCATAAATATTCACCCATGAATGGATTGAGCTCTGGGCCGTTGGATTAAACCCGACAATAGCCGTGTCGTGGAGCCGGGAATTGGAGGAATTGGCGGTGAAGGTGACGGCTGTGTTCTTCGTGCTACTCTCTCCAGCGAAGACAACTCCCGACACTTCGATGTAGTCTCCATTGATCTCGATAGATGAGGTACCAAGGAAGACTGTTTTTCCCGGAATTGCTGCCCGGACAATGATTGGATTGCCCGCAGTGCCATTAAAATTCAGATAAAGACGCTGATTGATCCATTGACCTGATTCCAGAATCAGGGTGTCGCCGGCGACGGGTGAGAGGGCGGAGACCTCAGCGGCGGAAGAGACTGTGTACTCCATTGCCAGTCCCGCAAGGGGGAGTCCGGCAAGAAGGCTTAAATATCCAAAAAGTTGAGTCGGTGAACGCATTGATGGAGGGGGATTCTCCTCGGAAGAAGTCCCGAAAAAGGAGTTGTGAGTTACTGGAGTAAAGGAAATGGGTTAATCTCGCAGCCCTTCCCTGAATCAAGGGGTAAGCTGTCTTAGGCTCGCCAGCAACTAATAATTATTATGCGATGGGGCCGTATTTCATTCAATTCAACATCTGCAGATCCATGAAAGATAATATTCGACGCACACTTGGCTTAGCCATTTCCCCGTTGCTTCTAGCCTGCCTCTCAGCTTGCTCAACAGGCGAGACGACCACAGCGTCCGCTCCCAAGGCCGCTCCCGAAGGGCGTTTTCCGTCCGTCGAGGTCGTTAATGTATTCGAGCCGGAAGGTGAATCCAATGTGCGTTCCTCGTTCCCCTTGGCAACGGATAGCGGCCTCATCGGCACCGAGGAGTCAGCGGATATCTTCAAGACGGTAGACGGCGGCCTGTCCTGGCGGAAGGTCTTCGACGGGGGAACCGAGTGGGGAATTGCTGATGTGCGCAATTATATCCGCGGGCAAGATGGCAACATCTACATAACGACCACCGAACCCGCCACCATCGGCCGATCGACGGACGAGGGCGAAACCTGGCAACTGGTGACAACTGCCAAGGCCTCCCGTACAGTCGGTCTGGTCCAACTTGACAACGGGGCCATGCTGGTCGGCCTGCGACGCTCGCAAAACGGAAAAACCAGCCTCCTCCGGTCGGAGGACTATTTCGCCACCGATCAATGGATTGTCGTTTCAGAGGACGAGCCACGACAAAATGTGACCTGCTTCGGCTACTGGGGCGGCGCGGAAGTGTTCGCCGGCATTGGATTCGAAGGCTCAGGAAAGGTTTACAAGTCAACAGACTACGGACTGACTTGGTCCTTGAAGGCAGACATTCCGGAAGCCCGGGACGTCATGGATTTCTTCAAGGCGGGTGATGACATCTGCGTCCTTGTCTCGGGTACTGGATCCATTTTCAAGAGCAGCGACAACGGCGAGAGTTGGTCAAAGACCCGGCAATTTTATCCAAAAGGATTCCTCGGTCAATGCGTTCCCTACGAGCGGGACGGCAAAGCCTACCTCCTCATGTCGGCCACCGATCAGTCGCGGGAGATCTACCGTCATCTTGTCCTCATTTCAGACGACCTCGGCGCATCCTGGCATGAATGGGTTGATCTCGCCCAGGAGGCAAAGGGAAAGGTCAAGGGCAGCAATGAGACCGGCGGCGGGGCCAGCAACATCAGCGTCCTCTCCGAAGACGCCATCGTTATCGGGGTCGGCAACCATGCCGTCCAGGGACGCGCCTATACCCTGCGCGTGGGTGGTTGATCAGCGCGCGAGCTCTTCAAGGACGGGTCTGGCGTTCCCTGCAAGCTCCCTTAAGGATACACCGCTTCGAGAGCGGGCACTGATTTCATTCGACAATAATGGTTATTCAGGCGGGAACTTGGACAGGCGGACCTGTTGTGGGCAATTCTGTGCGGCGCAGTCGAGACACAAGTGTAGAGCTTAGTTGATTTCTGTTACATTGAGGGTTTTTCTGGCAACTCCGGACCGCCGGACATTGTCTGGAATCAACCCGAATCTCAATTCCCGTTGCTGGCGACGCCCGTTGAGGGTTTTCCCAATCAGGGAAGACCGGACAAAAAGATCGTAGGTGAGGAGGGAAATGCCAATTGTCACAACCGACAGGAATCCCCATTTTGGAAACCAGTGTATCGGCCATTCCGATACAGCAACTTGCAACCAGACCACCACCGGCAAGTGAATAAGGTACATCCAATAGGAGGCATCCGCCAAATACCGGACCCATGCCCGGGAACGGCTCATCCACCGGCGGAACAAGCCGATTGTCAGGAAGACCAGCAACCACATCATCAGGGCATAACTGACGACAAATCCCGTGCGGAAAAGCAGCAGGCGTGGATGGCTGGGATCCGCCTGGTACCCGACCAGCCAAAGCGAGCATCCAAAAGCCAGCGACAAGAGGACCCACTGGAACCAACCCGGTCGTGCCCAGCCATCCAATACAGACGGATTCCGTTGTATAATCCAACCCAACTGGAAGGCTCCGCCATAAACAAGGAGGACGGGGATGTGCGGTATAAGGGTTTTGTCAGGTGTATCCATTCCCCACCCACGCATAAACCAGAGCACCAGGGCCGCCGGCAATGCGACCAGCAGAACGCCCCATGGACGGGAAAGGCATTCCACCAGTTTGTCGCCTGCTTTCACAAGGCGTGGACGAATGGGACCCGCCAATCCGGTTAGCTTGCGCAGGACCAG
Encoded proteins:
- a CDS encoding chondroitinase-B domain-containing protein, translating into MRSPTQLFGYLSLLAGLPLAGLAMEYTVSSAAEVSALSPVAGDTLILESGQWINQRLYLNFNGTAGNPIIVRAAIPGKTVFLGTSSIEINGDYIEVSGVVFAGESSTKNTAVTFTANSSNSRLHDTAIVGFNPTAQSSIHSWVNIYGTDNRVDHCLLQGKVHAGQTLRIRRVADQADRHLIDHNYFLDRVPLGVNGGETIQIGLSQTQYADSLTTVEHNLFENLDGEIEIISVKSGGNTLRYNTVVDCAGLFTLRHGNGSTIEGNFFFCNQKSGAGGVRIYGKDHRIVNNYIYGAEGTSKTRGGISIHSGDLLPPEENPSGAQAAENCLIAFNTLVDCDRSFNYGNGHVVPPEAITLANNIVSTTAAAIIYVNEDIINPIYEGNLFFGPSLGIPVPAGITLVDPLLVAGSDSVFRPTAGSPAIDASVGTYATIVSDIDGQPRVDGFKDVGADELSLDSPTNAPLTSADVGPSWASYPFVVDTLPGIEEVSLDDGRLNTAYTFTLHSFGGNEPLVWSIQSGILPAGLVLSESGTISGIPTALGYETFTVAVVDADGDSDIQTLTLTITEPFPHYGAFIESGGSVTIEAEHFSESIPLLGKEWTPVFNSGATGTDALNAIQALPNNSGIVSIENGVLVDYNVDISLGGTYYIHVLGAGPNSSSNSLFVSVNQSMNQAQVIHLPEVDFSWARATTPFNLVAGSHRISIWMREAGSIVDRILLTTSATSPTGPGDAESSRHLDIFPVWRASYFGDATPGYDDDSDKDGLSLLVEYALGSDPQSGVHAGKIPILISMDSSLRYSFPRNPNLADVIYRVNSGTNPSQLTTTLYDSSLDASPNNAGERMEIVTLPLESGSLFLVLEVSIKAL
- a CDS encoding acyltransferase family protein, encoding MSTNDRIHDLDAVRAFALLLGVVFHACLSFVPVPIGWAVMDISASQSILAFVLVSHSFRMPLFFLIAGFFGRMAFHRKGVGTFLRSRAVRLGIPFVVGWWILWPLIISGWIMGGASMRGEVDVWKALMGGFASFGQFPKGLFVQTHLWFLYYLILITLLSLVLRKLTGLAGPIRPRLVKAGDKLVECLSRPWGVLLVALPAALVLWFMRGWGMDTPDKTLIPHIPVLLVYGGAFQLGWIIQRNPSVLDGWARPGWFQWVLLSLAFGCSLWLVGYQADPSHPRLLLFRTGFVVSYALMMWLLVFLTIGLFRRWMSRSRAWVRYLADASYWMYLIHLPVVVWLQVAVSEWPIHWFPKWGFLSVVTIGISLLTYDLFVRSSLIGKTLNGRRQQRELRFGLIPDNVRRSGVARKTLNVTEIN
- a CDS encoding WD40/YVTN/BNR-like repeat-containing protein, which codes for MKDNIRRTLGLAISPLLLACLSACSTGETTTASAPKAAPEGRFPSVEVVNVFEPEGESNVRSSFPLATDSGLIGTEESADIFKTVDGGLSWRKVFDGGTEWGIADVRNYIRGQDGNIYITTTEPATIGRSTDEGETWQLVTTAKASRTVGLVQLDNGAMLVGLRRSQNGKTSLLRSEDYFATDQWIVVSEDEPRQNVTCFGYWGGAEVFAGIGFEGSGKVYKSTDYGLTWSLKADIPEARDVMDFFKAGDDICVLVSGTGSIFKSSDNGESWSKTRQFYPKGFLGQCVPYERDGKAYLLMSATDQSREIYRHLVLISDDLGASWHEWVDLAQEAKGKVKGSNETGGGASNISVLSEDAIVIGVGNHAVQGRAYTLRVGG